The proteins below are encoded in one region of Macrococcus armenti:
- a CDS encoding DUF2626 domain-containing protein: protein MDKVYKTLGFWTAIFAVMFYVGGMSMMSFVFVAQTGFFVLLGYLNLSERMYMYIFAAYLIVCFVGFTYYSTFLLEPSFGHHE, encoded by the coding sequence ATGGATAAGGTTTATAAAACTTTAGGATTCTGGACAGCAATCTTTGCAGTAATGTTCTATGTAGGCGGAATGTCTATGATGTCATTCGTATTTGTTGCTCAAACAGGATTTTTTGTATTACTTGGATATTTAAACTTATCAGAAAGAATGTATATGTATATATTTGCAGCATACTTAATCGTTTGTTTCGTAGGCTTCACTTATTATTCTACATTTTTATTAGAGCCAAGTTTTGGCCACCACGAATAA
- a CDS encoding MBL fold metallo-hydrolase — MKRKKLPLGMVETNCYILENESERLIIDPGSEHERIIEAMRASDKKVAGILLTHAHFDHIGAIDAISDYFNCDVYMSEIEKYFLTDPEKNGSAKFIQYGIEPITVNAKPKYLNTGHNVLGTFTFDVKHTPGHSPGSLSFIFDDFAIVGDTLFKEGIGRTDLYEGNTSQLLNSITRELLSLRDDVIICPGHGPDTTVKHEKLNNPYLK, encoded by the coding sequence TTGAAACGAAAGAAATTACCATTAGGTATGGTGGAAACAAACTGTTATATACTTGAAAATGAATCAGAAAGGCTTATTATAGATCCAGGAAGTGAACATGAACGTATAATTGAAGCGATGCGTGCTTCAGATAAAAAAGTAGCAGGAATATTATTAACGCATGCACACTTTGATCATATCGGTGCGATTGATGCTATTAGTGATTATTTTAATTGTGATGTCTATATGTCGGAAATTGAAAAGTATTTTTTAACAGATCCTGAGAAAAACGGATCAGCAAAATTTATACAGTATGGTATTGAACCGATAACCGTTAATGCAAAGCCTAAGTATTTAAATACTGGCCACAATGTTTTAGGGACTTTTACGTTTGATGTAAAACATACACCAGGACATTCACCAGGAAGTTTAAGTTTTATTTTTGATGATTTTGCAATAGTTGGAGATACTTTATTTAAAGAAGGTATCGGAAGAACGGATTTGTATGAAGGGAATACATCTCAATTGCTGAATAGTATTACTCGAGAGCTTTTATCGTTAAGAGATGATGTTATAATATGTCCTGGACATGGACCAGATACAACTGTTAAACACGAAAAACTAAATAATCCATATTTAAAATAA